A single Campylobacter hyointestinalis subsp. hyointestinalis DNA region contains:
- a CDS encoding nitrous oxide-stimulated promoter family protein: MTNEKFIEQLLSIAKFTQIYCDDHHKAQPKNSSKLDIVYKGVNLDKFIKYNLCKECEHLLLYANERLQNCPHGEKPKCRKCPHICYDKNELKYIVKIMKSSGMKLGLNKLKSFFIKS; encoded by the coding sequence ATGACAAATGAAAAATTCATAGAGCAACTCTTGAGCATAGCTAAATTTACACAAATTTACTGCGACGATCACCACAAAGCTCAGCCAAAAAACAGTTCCAAACTAGATATCGTTTATAAAGGCGTAAATTTAGATAAATTTATAAAATACAACTTGTGCAAAGAGTGTGAGCATCTTCTTTTGTATGCAAACGAAAGACTACAAAACTGCCCACACGGAGAAAAACCAAAATGTAGAAAATGTCCGCATATCTGCTATGATAAAAATGAGCTAAAATATATAGTTAAGATTATGAAAAGCAGCGGAATGAAACTAGGCTTAAATAAATTAAAATCATTTTTTATCAAGTCATAA
- a CDS encoding GGDEF domain-containing protein, which produces MNQNNSDNITRNLQKIIDVFCIMSGVYIFIFFIRAQYDLLILSVFNIFVYMICLYLSRKDSINNAFLLLHIQITLYISICIVKLGWNCGFDLIFIALLSIIYIDVFKNRSVSYLVASLESAIYVLLYIFKFEDRNFHDTPLFLINFAFLMFLLLLLSKTLRITDIVHFHKLQNEENKFKNMSQTDYLTGLLNKRALTSIMNETRYCDMIVAICDIDNFKKINDKYGHNVGDEILKRISDILTQNSAKSDIVSRWGGEEFFIVSFDTKKEIFLDKIEKMRSQAEKIRVNTPNGIVNCTLTFGVSDRSDDKETLIKQADERLYKGKRSTKNCVVSSDDGSTPPHLFR; this is translated from the coding sequence ATGAATCAGAACAATAGCGACAATATAACTAGAAATTTACAAAAGATCATAGACGTATTTTGTATAATGTCTGGAGTATATATATTTATATTCTTTATAAGAGCCCAGTATGATCTGCTGATCTTAAGCGTATTTAACATATTTGTTTATATGATCTGCTTATATCTATCTAGAAAAGACAGTATAAATAACGCATTTTTGCTATTGCATATCCAAATAACGCTTTATATATCTATATGTATAGTCAAGCTCGGATGGAACTGCGGATTTGACCTTATATTTATAGCGTTACTTTCTATCATATATATAGACGTATTTAAAAACAGATCTGTATCTTATTTGGTCGCTTCATTAGAATCAGCAATTTACGTGCTACTCTATATTTTTAAGTTTGAAGATAGAAACTTTCATGATACACCTTTGTTTTTAATAAATTTTGCATTTTTGATGTTTCTTCTGCTACTCTTATCCAAAACTCTTAGGATAACAGATATTGTGCATTTTCACAAACTACAAAATGAAGAGAATAAATTTAAAAATATGTCACAAACTGATTATCTAACAGGGCTTTTAAATAAAAGAGCTTTAACTTCTATTATGAATGAAACTAGATATTGCGATATGATAGTCGCAATCTGCGATATAGATAATTTTAAAAAGATAAACGACAAATACGGACACAACGTAGGTGATGAGATACTAAAGCGTATATCAGATATACTCACACAAAACTCTGCAAAAAGTGACATAGTATCACGCTGGGGCGGAGAGGAATTTTTCATAGTATCATTTGACACAAAAAAAGAGATCTTTTTAGATAAAATTGAAAAAATGAGAAGCCAGGCAGAAAAAATACGCGTAAATACACCTAATGGCATTGTAAATTGTACTTTGACTTTTGGAGTATCTGATAGAAGCGATGATAAAGAAACGCTTATAAAGCAAGCCGATGAAAGGCTTTATAAAGGCAAAAGATCCACTAAAAACTGCGTCGTATCAAGTGATGATGGATCCACCCCCCCCCATTTATTTCGTTGA
- the thrC gene encoding threonine synthase, with the protein MIILSTTSSEKSAQVLAEKLLEQRSATCVNLIKGCKSFYVWQGQKTYSNETMLIIKGKYKKVKDILLKYHTYELPEIIALKPKKIEKNYKKWLKQNLKGKNMFIGTRSKDDLVTLSHALLNPSASHGGLYVSQKLPTLDKEFFKWAKDKSYTKIALKIIEKFDFDIPMDTFKKALKRYEKFDKEPVEIKKLDENLYINELWHGPTRAFKDMALQPFGAILKSLAKQNGKKYLIMCATSGDTGPATLQSFSEAKNIQVVCLYPKDGTSEVQRLQMVNASGSNLKVIGINGNFDDAQRALKTLLNDDDFKDELTKLDLNLSAANSVNFGRILFQIIYHIYVCIHITKNKKPIDIIVPSGNFGNALGAYYAKKMGANIAKIKITSNSNNILTELFTNGIYDLRNRTLVQTISPAMDILISSNVERLLFDKFGYKRTKELMDSLASQKFYELDKEELALLQEDFEADFCIDEECEKFIKKVAKKGKLIDPHTATCFKQVSKNRINVITSTAQWVKFTPSMIKAIKNKESKNELKDMKSLSNEFKSEIPSSILKLFDKKEVHKDIVNTGEIKETILGWLKK; encoded by the coding sequence ATGATCATATTAAGCACTACTAGTAGCGAAAAATCAGCTCAAGTTTTAGCAGAAAAACTACTAGAGCAAAGATCTGCAACTTGCGTAAATTTAATAAAGGGTTGCAAAAGTTTTTATGTCTGGCAAGGTCAAAAAACATACTCAAATGAAACTATGCTTATCATAAAAGGAAAATATAAAAAAGTAAAAGACATTTTACTAAAATATCATACTTATGAGCTTCCAGAAATTATCGCTCTAAAACCAAAAAAGATAGAAAAAAATTACAAAAAATGGTTAAAACAAAACTTAAAAGGTAAAAATATGTTTATAGGAACAAGATCAAAAGATGACTTAGTCACACTCTCGCACGCTTTACTAAACCCATCTGCATCGCACGGCGGATTATACGTAAGTCAAAAACTTCCGACTTTAGATAAAGAGTTTTTCAAATGGGCAAAAGATAAAAGTTACACGAAAATAGCTCTTAAGATCATAGAAAAATTCGACTTTGATATACCTATGGATACGTTTAAAAAAGCTCTAAAAAGATATGAAAAATTCGACAAAGAACCAGTGGAAATAAAAAAATTGGACGAGAATTTATATATAAATGAGCTTTGGCATGGACCAACAAGAGCATTTAAAGATATGGCGCTTCAACCTTTTGGAGCTATTTTAAAAAGCTTAGCAAAACAAAACGGTAAAAAATATCTCATAATGTGCGCTACTAGCGGAGATACAGGACCTGCAACACTCCAAAGCTTTAGCGAAGCAAAAAATATACAAGTAGTTTGTTTGTATCCAAAAGACGGTACTAGCGAGGTTCAAAGACTGCAAATGGTAAATGCAAGCGGCTCAAATTTAAAAGTTATTGGTATAAATGGAAACTTTGATGATGCTCAAAGAGCTTTAAAGACGCTACTTAACGATGATGATTTCAAAGACGAACTTACAAAACTAGATCTAAATTTAAGTGCGGCAAATTCCGTAAATTTCGGTAGAATTTTATTTCAAATCATCTATCACATTTATGTTTGCATACATATAACCAAAAATAAAAAGCCTATAGATATCATCGTACCAAGCGGAAATTTCGGCAATGCTTTAGGTGCGTATTATGCTAAAAAAATGGGTGCAAATATCGCTAAGATCAAAATCACATCAAACTCAAATAATATCCTAACCGAGCTTTTTACTAATGGAATTTATGATCTTAGAAATAGGACTTTAGTACAAACCATAAGTCCTGCTATGGATATCTTGATAAGCTCAAACGTAGAAAGATTATTGTTTGATAAATTTGGATATAAACGCACGAAAGAGCTTATGGATAGTCTTGCGTCACAAAAATTCTACGAGCTTGATAAAGAAGAACTAGCACTTTTACAAGAAGATTTTGAAGCTGATTTTTGTATAGACGAAGAGTGTGAAAAATTTATAAAAAAAGTAGCTAAAAAAGGCAAACTCATCGATCCTCACACGGCTACTTGCTTTAAACAAGTTAGTAAAAACCGTATAAACGTTATAACTTCAACGGCACAGTGGGTTAAATTTACTCCAAGTATGATAAAAGCTATCAAAAACAAAGAGAGCAAAAACGAACTTAAAGATATGAAAAGTTTAAGTAACGAGTTTAAAAGCGAAATTCCAAGTTCTATCTTAAAGCTTTTTGATAAAAAAGAAGTTCACAAAGATATAGTAAATACAGGCGAGATAAAAGAAACTATTTTGGGATGGCTAAAAAAATGA
- the argB gene encoding acetylglutamate kinase codes for MLKSSRTAEIILSALPYIQKFRDEIFVIKYGGAAQIDEKLKNDFARDALLLWLVGIKVVIVHGGGKKINSFLDKLSIQSKFIDGLRVTDDETMEVVEMTLSGLINKEIVNLLNKHGARSIGLSGKDDNMLKAKSYSDGKYGFVGQISEVNPSVITAALQSGLIPVIAPIAISDDFSDTYNINADLCASAIANALKAKKVIFLSDIKGVLSKDGELISNLNESKIQNLKNDGTINGGMIPKLDACLECVKNGVGAAHIIDGRVPHSLLLEIFTDEGIGSVIK; via the coding sequence ATGCTTAAGAGTTCAAGAACTGCTGAGATCATACTAAGTGCTCTACCATATATACAAAAATTCCGTGATGAAATTTTTGTCATAAAATACGGCGGTGCAGCCCAAATCGATGAAAAGCTCAAAAACGATTTTGCTAGAGATGCTCTCTTGCTTTGGCTAGTAGGCATAAAAGTCGTTATAGTGCATGGCGGCGGAAAAAAGATCAACTCATTTTTAGACAAACTAAGCATACAAAGTAAATTTATAGACGGATTAAGAGTCACTGATGATGAAACTATGGAAGTCGTAGAGATGACTCTAAGTGGGCTTATAAACAAAGAGATAGTAAATTTACTAAACAAACACGGAGCTCGCTCCATAGGGCTTAGTGGCAAAGATGACAATATGCTAAAAGCCAAAAGCTACTCTGATGGCAAATACGGCTTTGTAGGACAGATCTCTGAGGTAAATCCCAGTGTCATCACAGCAGCCTTACAAAGCGGACTTATACCAGTCATCGCACCTATAGCGATCAGCGATGATTTTAGCGATACTTATAATATAAATGCTGATCTTTGCGCTAGCGCGATCGCAAACGCACTAAAAGCGAAAAAGGTTATATTTCTAAGCGATATAAAAGGCGTTTTAAGTAAAGACGGAGAGCTTATAAGCAATCTAAACGAGTCTAAAATCCAAAATTTAAAAAACGACGGTACTATAAATGGCGGTATGATTCCTAAACTAGATGCTTGTTTAGAATGCGTAAAAAATGGTGTAGGAGCAGCTCATATCATAGATGGTAGAGTACCTCACTCACTTTTGCTTGAGATATTTACAGATGAAGGCATAGGAAGTGTTATAAAATGA
- a CDS encoding GGDEF domain-containing protein, which produces MQKIETLTSNKIYREFIIIYVLISFVFSIIYLYYGITFLAFNTIVTFMISNFIYIALHNPKYSKLINIWMQFGIAYNISCDIIVFGWGYGFELYFIGFVVVYYFYIFRNQKLEIIFITIQCLLYLFLYFMTRDKQMIYGDANFKEAIYILNFIIISCSLLYLHKNLNIVQAIKIINLEKNKNNYQKIAKHDFLTGLYNRIPIQEIINQNLTLLKNHKLKSMCIILCDLDNFKTINDTFGHIFGDNILKSVSSSLKSSFSKYGELGRWGGEEFLISIKDIDEAYLKEIIDLARTKIENLKPNALNVTATFGALYITDIRPDINLSMLIHDVDQLMYQGKTEGKNRLVFKHYESEQ; this is translated from the coding sequence ATGCAAAAAATAGAGACCCTTACGTCAAATAAAATATATCGCGAATTCATTATTATTTACGTTCTTATATCATTTGTATTTTCTATTATATATTTATATTATGGGATAACGTTTTTAGCATTTAACACAATCGTTACTTTTATGATTTCAAATTTTATTTATATAGCACTCCATAATCCGAAATATTCTAAACTCATAAATATCTGGATGCAGTTTGGCATCGCATACAACATATCTTGCGATATTATCGTATTTGGTTGGGGATATGGATTTGAACTGTATTTTATAGGCTTTGTTGTAGTTTATTATTTTTATATATTTAGAAATCAAAAACTAGAGATAATATTTATAACGATTCAATGTTTATTGTATCTATTTCTATATTTTATGACTAGAGATAAACAAATGATTTATGGGGATGCTAACTTTAAAGAAGCTATTTATATACTAAATTTTATCATCATAAGCTGTTCGCTTTTATATCTTCATAAAAATTTAAACATAGTCCAAGCTATAAAGATAATAAATTTAGAAAAAAATAAAAACAACTACCAAAAGATAGCAAAACACGACTTTTTAACTGGACTTTATAATAGAATTCCTATCCAAGAGATCATAAATCAAAATCTTACGCTATTAAAAAATCACAAGCTAAAGTCAATGTGCATTATACTTTGCGACCTTGATAATTTTAAAACAATAAACGATACGTTTGGGCATATTTTTGGCGATAATATCCTAAAAAGTGTCTCTTCTTCGCTAAAAAGTAGTTTTTCAAAATACGGCGAGCTGGGGCGCTGGGGTGGAGAGGAATTTCTTATTTCCATAAAAGATATAGATGAAGCATATCTAAAAGAGATCATAGATTTAGCAAGGACAAAAATAGAAAATTTAAAACCTAATGCATTAAACGTAACTGCAACTTTTGGGGCTTTGTATATAACTGATATAAGGCCTGATATAAATCTATCAATGTTGATACATGACGTAGATCAGCTTATGTATCAAGGTAAAACAGAAGGTAAAAATAGATTGGTTTTCAAACATTATGAATCAGAACAATAG
- the kdsB gene encoding 3-deoxy-manno-octulosonate cytidylyltransferase — MIIIPARLASTRFEHKILRTIDGVPMFVKTAMNAKNADSVLVACDDEKVVNIAKNYGLDAVLTSANHESGTDRINEASTKFKLKDDEIIINVQADEPFFEVENLTKFKNFAKQAIENGSFMASCFKLVKKDDAQNPNLVKVVLDAEDNALYFSRSLLPYPRSVCDIFKAHIGIYAYSVANLKEFCTLKTKELENIEKLEQLRALQSGKKIKMMQIQTESIGIDTKEDLEAAALKFGFAIG, encoded by the coding sequence ATGATAATTATACCGGCTCGCCTTGCTTCAACTCGTTTTGAGCATAAAATTTTAAGAACGATCGATGGTGTTCCTATGTTTGTAAAAACTGCGATGAATGCCAAAAATGCAGATAGCGTACTAGTGGCTTGCGATGATGAAAAAGTAGTAAATATCGCAAAAAATTACGGCTTAGACGCTGTTCTAACAAGTGCAAATCACGAAAGTGGAACTGATCGTATAAACGAAGCGTCGACTAAATTTAAACTAAAAGATGACGAGATCATCATAAATGTTCAAGCCGACGAGCCGTTTTTTGAAGTAGAAAATTTAACCAAATTTAAAAACTTTGCAAAACAAGCCATTGAAAATGGATCATTTATGGCTAGCTGTTTTAAACTAGTCAAAAAAGACGATGCTCAAAATCCAAATTTAGTAAAAGTCGTACTTGACGCTGAGGACAACGCTCTGTATTTTTCACGCTCGCTTTTACCATATCCTAGAAGTGTATGTGACATTTTTAAAGCGCATATAGGAATTTATGCATATAGCGTAGCAAATTTAAAAGAGTTTTGCACTCTTAAAACAAAAGAATTAGAAAATATAGAAAAACTAGAGCAACTGCGTGCTTTGCAAAGCGGCAAAAAAATCAAAATGATGCAAATACAAACAGAGAGTATCGGGATAGACACAAAAGAAGATCTTGAGGCCGCAGCTCTTAAATTTGGCTTTGCTATAGGATAA
- a CDS encoding TIGR04076 family protein — protein sequence MKKVKITVLKTTLDKDLAQQYGVPGLGSCPMLKVGQVFWADYAKPEGFCDEAWKAIYQYVFALAHGAKNELFYYGDWIKEPGVAICSCNDGLRPVIFKLEASDQESTINYTVVCHDK from the coding sequence ATGAAAAAAGTAAAAATAACAGTACTAAAAACTACATTAGATAAAGATCTAGCTCAGCAGTATGGAGTCCCTGGTTTAGGATCTTGTCCAATGTTAAAAGTAGGACAGGTGTTTTGGGCCGACTATGCCAAACCAGAAGGTTTTTGTGATGAAGCGTGGAAAGCTATTTATCAATACGTATTTGCACTAGCCCATGGTGCGAAAAATGAACTATTTTACTACGGCGACTGGATCAAAGAACCAGGAGTTGCTATTTGTAGCTGCAATGATGGTCTAAGGCCGGTTATTTTCAAGCTAGAGGCATCAGATCAAGAATCAACTATCAATTATACTGTTGTCTGCCATGACAAATGA